The Burkholderia mayonis genome window below encodes:
- the mreC gene encoding rod shape-determining protein MreC produces MEYSPPPLFKQGPSALARLTFFVVLAIALLISDARFNTLEIVRGVLGTVLYPLQRAALVPRDLFVGATELATSSASLRHENQQLRDRNLTLSLQANQAGQLAADNAHLRAVLELRQQIAAQATPVEIQYDTGDPFSQKIIIGHGAQAGIQDGAPVVNEDGVIGQVTRVFPLQSEVTLVTDRDLAIPVQVLRTGLRSVIYGTPKGDALDLRFVPTSADLLVGDELVTSGLDGVYPPGLPVAKVVRVDKLADTAFAHVVCAPVAAVRGAREMLVLHYRTDVPPRPATDDAASDAKSAKGKKAAKGADKNAKAADKSADKGAKPAAQPPSPAQNRPAGAAQPAAPLKPAAAPSQGAQR; encoded by the coding sequence ATGGAATACAGTCCGCCGCCCCTCTTCAAACAAGGTCCGTCCGCGCTCGCGCGGCTGACCTTCTTCGTCGTCCTGGCGATCGCGCTCCTCATCTCGGACGCGCGCTTCAACACACTCGAAATCGTCCGCGGCGTCCTCGGCACCGTGCTCTATCCGCTGCAGCGCGCGGCGCTCGTGCCGCGCGACCTGTTCGTCGGCGCGACCGAGCTCGCGACGTCGAGCGCGTCGCTGCGGCACGAAAACCAGCAATTGCGCGACCGCAACCTGACGCTGTCGCTGCAGGCGAACCAGGCAGGCCAGCTCGCTGCCGACAATGCGCACCTGCGCGCGGTGCTCGAGCTGCGCCAGCAGATCGCCGCGCAGGCGACGCCCGTCGAGATCCAGTACGACACCGGCGACCCGTTCTCGCAAAAGATCATCATCGGCCACGGCGCGCAGGCGGGCATCCAGGACGGCGCGCCCGTCGTCAACGAGGACGGCGTGATCGGCCAGGTCACGCGCGTGTTCCCGCTGCAGTCGGAAGTCACGCTCGTCACCGATCGCGACCTCGCGATTCCGGTCCAGGTGCTGCGCACCGGGTTGCGCAGCGTGATCTACGGCACGCCGAAGGGCGACGCGCTCGATCTGCGCTTCGTGCCGACGAGCGCCGACCTGCTCGTCGGCGACGAGCTCGTGACGAGCGGCCTCGACGGCGTCTATCCGCCGGGGCTGCCGGTCGCGAAGGTCGTACGCGTCGACAAGCTCGCCGACACCGCGTTCGCGCACGTCGTCTGCGCACCGGTCGCCGCGGTGCGCGGCGCGCGCGAGATGCTCGTGCTGCACTACCGCACCGACGTCCCGCCGCGGCCCGCGACCGACGACGCCGCGAGCGACGCGAAGTCGGCGAAGGGCAAGAAGGCGGCGAAGGGCGCGGACAAAAACGCGAAGGCGGCGGACAAGAGCGCCGACAAGGGTGCGAAGCCCGCCGCGCAACCGCCCTCGCCCGCCCAGAACCGCCCGGCCGGCGCGGCGCAGCCCGCCGCCCCGCTCAAACCCGCGGCCGCGCCGTCGCAAGGAGCGCAGCGATGA
- a CDS encoding rod shape-determining protein, producing the protein MFGFLRSYFSNDLAIDLGTANTLIYMRGKGIVLDEPSVVSIRQEGGPNGKKTIQAVGKEAKQMLGKVPGNIEAIRPMKDGVIADFTVTEQMIKQFIKTAHESRMFSPSPRIIICVPCGSTQVERRAIKEAAHGAGASQVYLIEEPMAAAIGAGLPVSEATGSMVVDIGGGTTEVGVISLGGIVYKGSVRVGGDKFDEAIVNYIRRNYGMLIGEQTAEAIKKEIGSAFPGSEVKEMEVKGRNLSEGIPRSFTISSNEILEALTDPLNQIVSSVKIALEQTPPELGADIAERGMMLTGGGALLRDLDRLLAEETGLPVLVAEDPLTCVVRGSGMALERMDKLGSIFSYE; encoded by the coding sequence ATGTTCGGCTTTTTGCGCAGCTATTTCTCCAACGATCTCGCGATCGATCTCGGCACCGCAAACACCCTGATCTACATGCGCGGCAAGGGCATCGTGCTCGACGAGCCGTCCGTCGTGTCGATCCGCCAGGAAGGCGGCCCGAACGGCAAGAAAACGATTCAAGCGGTCGGCAAGGAAGCGAAGCAGATGCTCGGCAAGGTGCCCGGCAACATCGAGGCGATCCGTCCGATGAAAGACGGCGTGATCGCCGACTTCACGGTCACCGAGCAGATGATCAAGCAGTTCATCAAGACTGCGCACGAATCGCGGATGTTCTCGCCGTCGCCGCGCATCATCATCTGCGTGCCGTGCGGCTCGACCCAGGTCGAGCGCCGCGCGATCAAGGAAGCGGCCCACGGCGCGGGCGCGTCGCAGGTCTACCTGATCGAGGAGCCGATGGCCGCTGCGATCGGCGCGGGCCTGCCGGTGTCGGAAGCCACGGGCTCGATGGTCGTCGACATCGGCGGCGGCACGACCGAGGTCGGCGTGATCTCGCTCGGCGGCATCGTCTACAAGGGCTCGGTGCGCGTCGGCGGCGACAAGTTCGACGAAGCGATCGTCAACTACATCCGCCGCAACTATGGGATGCTGATCGGCGAGCAAACCGCCGAGGCGATCAAGAAGGAAATCGGCTCCGCGTTCCCGGGCTCGGAAGTCAAGGAAATGGAAGTCAAGGGCCGCAACCTGTCGGAAGGCATTCCGCGCAGCTTCACGATCTCGAGCAACGAAATCCTCGAGGCGCTCACCGATCCGCTGAACCAGATCGTGTCGTCGGTGAAGATCGCGCTCGAACAGACGCCGCCCGAACTCGGCGCCGACATCGCCGAACGCGGGATGATGCTGACGGGCGGCGGCGCGCTGCTGCGCGACCTCGATCGCCTGCTCGCCGAGGAAACCGGCCTGCCCGTGCTCGTCGCCGAGGATCCGCTCACCTGCGTCGTACGCGGCTCCGGGATGGCGCTCGAACGGATGGACAAGCTCGGCAGCATCTTCTCGTACGAGTGA
- the gatC gene encoding Asp-tRNA(Asn)/Glu-tRNA(Gln) amidotransferase subunit GatC, translated as MALTLTDVKRIAHLARLEMADADAEHTLTQLNEFFSLVEQMQAVDTTGVAPLAHPIEQIQAVAQRLRDDAVTEHVSRDENQRPAPAVQDGLYLVPKVIE; from the coding sequence ATGGCTTTGACCCTGACCGATGTGAAACGCATCGCGCACCTGGCGCGGCTCGAAATGGCCGACGCCGACGCCGAGCATACGCTTACCCAGCTCAACGAATTCTTCAGCCTCGTCGAGCAGATGCAGGCCGTCGATACGACGGGCGTCGCGCCGCTCGCGCACCCGATCGAGCAGATCCAGGCCGTCGCGCAGCGGCTGCGCGACGACGCCGTCACGGAACACGTGAGCCGCGACGAGAATCAGCGCCCGGCCCCGGCTGTCCAGGACGGCCTCTACCTCGTGCCGAAGGTGATCGAGTAA
- the mreD gene encoding rod shape-determining protein MreD, with the protein MNRPQYILQPVNPYFIVFSLAAAFLLNLMPWGRIPGVPDFVALVVLFWNIHQPRKVGMGVAFMLGILMDVHDAGLLGEHALAYTLLAYGAITIHRRVLWLPLGVQIFYVAPLLVLAQLVPFVIRLLMGAAFPGWSYLVDGFVEAALWPIASHLLLMPQRRPVDPDDTRPI; encoded by the coding sequence ATGAACCGCCCTCAGTACATCCTGCAGCCGGTCAATCCGTACTTCATCGTCTTCAGCCTCGCGGCCGCGTTCCTGCTGAACCTGATGCCGTGGGGGCGGATCCCCGGCGTGCCCGATTTCGTTGCGCTCGTCGTGCTGTTCTGGAACATCCACCAGCCGCGCAAGGTCGGGATGGGCGTCGCGTTCATGCTCGGCATCCTGATGGACGTCCACGACGCGGGCCTCCTCGGCGAGCACGCGCTCGCGTACACGCTGCTCGCGTACGGCGCGATCACGATCCACCGGCGCGTGCTGTGGCTGCCGCTCGGCGTGCAAATTTTCTACGTCGCGCCGCTTCTCGTGCTCGCGCAGCTCGTGCCGTTCGTGATCCGGCTGCTGATGGGCGCCGCGTTTCCCGGCTGGAGCTATCTCGTCGACGGTTTCGTCGAGGCGGCGCTGTGGCCGATCGCGAGCCATCTGCTGCTAATGCCGCAGCGCCGTCCGGTCGACCCGGACGACACGCGGCCGATCTGA